In Pogoniulus pusillus isolate bPogPus1 chromosome 1, bPogPus1.pri, whole genome shotgun sequence, one DNA window encodes the following:
- the PIGH gene encoding phosphatidylinositol N-acetylglucosaminyltransferase subunit H yields MEEQRFRSASGEPIALRRRQHSASCRELAVRCPRLQLRSLSAVTSAVWLAAYGLFALSENSMVLSAAILITLIGLIIYLHFVKVDQESLLVIGSLGIQVTSSYASGKESTTFIEMGQVKDVVINEAIHMQKVIYYLCILLQDPGDPQGISEVVPLFQSSKPRLDCLIEVYKSCQEILEKGRAASEVE; encoded by the exons ATGGAGGAGCAGCGGTTCCGCTCCGCCTCGGGGGAGCCCATCGCGCTGCGGCGCCGCCAGCACAGCGCCTCCTGCCGGGAGCTGGCCGTGCGCTGCCCTCGCCTGCAGCTGCGCTCGCTCAGCGCCGTCACCTCCGCCGTGTGGCTGGCGGCCTACGGGCTCTTTGCGCTCAGCGAG AAtagcatggtgctctctgctgctATCCTCATCACGCTGATTGGCCTGATCATATACCTGCACTTCGTGAAGGTCGACCAGGAGTCCCTGTTGGTCATTGGCTCGCTCGGCATCCAGGTGACTTCATCCTATGCTTCGGGGAAAGAGAGCACAACCTTCATTGAGATGGGTCAAGTGAAGGATGTGGTTATCAACGAAGCTATCCATATG CAAAAAGTTATCTACTATCTGTGCATCCTCCTCCAGGACCCTGGAGATCCTCAGGGAATATCTGAGGTTGTGCCACTCTTTCAG AGCTCCAAGCCACGTCTGGACTGCTTGATAGAAGTGTACAAAAGTTGTCAAGAaatcctggagaaggggagggcagCTTCAGAAGTGGAataa